In the Dermochelys coriacea isolate rDerCor1 chromosome 25, rDerCor1.pri.v4, whole genome shotgun sequence genome, one interval contains:
- the TM6SF2 gene encoding transmembrane 6 superfamily member 2 isoform X1, with translation MQLPAVPGAVGLSLAAFPVSCALNCIAALAHPVAIAVTGVLVLLVLFSMVYLLGEGSHSQDPLFYVFTVFSFTSVIDLIISLEEDGYISGFMEFYMKEGEPYLRTAYGIMICYWDGIVHYLLYLAMIIAITQRKNYRTLGLYWLGSLMMSIVVFLPGNMLGKYSSEIRPSFLLNVPYILIPIWAGMRLFSQPKSLPCCTAEKVVAEQQRSLYQRPLDLGLILFLLVAATFTFFRGLVVLDCPSDSCFNYIYQYEPYLRDPVAYPKVQMLVYMFYILPFFCLGIYGLLRPGCTWLPDWALVFAGAVAQAQFSHVGSSLHHRTPYPYRTPEEVWWIFLLTNILYALGPHLLAYRCLRSPGFFQPAAPTGQDGIKKHQ, from the exons CCCAGTGGCTATCGCAGTGACGGGGGTGCTGGTGCTGCTGGTTCTGTTCTCCATGGTGTATCTTCTGGGTGAAGGGAGCCATTCGCAGGATCCCCTTTTCTATG TGTTCACTGTGTTCTCCTTCACCTCTGTCATCGACCTGATCATCTCACTGGAGGAGGATGGCTACATCAGCGGCTTCATGGAGTTCTACATGAAGGAG GGCGAGCCGTACCTACGCACGGCTTACGGCATCATGATCTGTTACTGGGATGGCATTGTGCACTACCTGCTCTACCTCGCCATGATCATAGCCATCACACAAAG GAAGAACTACAGGACCCTGGGTCTCTACTGGTTGGGCTCCCTGATGATGAGTATTGTCGTCTTCCTGCCTGGGAACATGTTAG GGAAGTACAGCTCTGAGATCCGCCCCTCCTTCCTGCTCAACGTGCCCTACATCCTCATCCCAATCTGGGCTGGGATGAGACTCTTCAGCCAGCCAAAATCCCTTCCCTGCTGTACTGCTGAGAAG GTTGTGGCGGAGCAGCAGAGAAGTCTGTATCAGCGGCCCCTGGActtgggcttgatcctgttccTGCTGGTGGCTGCGACATTCACGTTCTTCAGAGGGCTG GTGGTCCTGGACTGTCCATCTGATTCCTGCTTCAACTACATTTACCAGTACGAGCCATACCTGCGTGACCCCGTTGCCTACCCCAAAGTGCAG ATGCTGGTCTACATGTTCTACATCCTCCCATTCTTCTGCCTTGGCATTTACGGGCTCCTGCGGCCTGGCTGCACATGGCTGCCTGACTGGGCCCTGGTGTTTGCTGGGGCCGTAGCACAG GCTCAGTTCTCCCACGTGGGTTCCTCCCTGCACCACCGCACCCCCTACCCCTACCGCACCCCGGAGGAGGTCTGGTGGATCTTCCTCCTCACCAACATCCTCTATGCACTGGGCCCGCACCTCCTCGCCTACCGCTGCCTCCGCAGCCCTGGCTTCTTCCAGCCagctgctcccactggccaggacgGGATCAAGAAGCATCAGTGA
- the TM6SF2 gene encoding transmembrane 6 superfamily member 2 isoform X2 — MVYLLGEGSHSQDPLFYVFTVFSFTSVIDLIISLEEDGYISGFMEFYMKEGEPYLRTAYGIMICYWDGIVHYLLYLAMIIAITQRKNYRTLGLYWLGSLMMSIVVFLPGNMLGKYSSEIRPSFLLNVPYILIPIWAGMRLFSQPKSLPCCTAEKVVAEQQRSLYQRPLDLGLILFLLVAATFTFFRGLVVLDCPSDSCFNYIYQYEPYLRDPVAYPKVQMLVYMFYILPFFCLGIYGLLRPGCTWLPDWALVFAGAVAQAQFSHVGSSLHHRTPYPYRTPEEVWWIFLLTNILYALGPHLLAYRCLRSPGFFQPAAPTGQDGIKKHQ; from the exons ATGGTGTATCTTCTGGGTGAAGGGAGCCATTCGCAGGATCCCCTTTTCTATG TGTTCACTGTGTTCTCCTTCACCTCTGTCATCGACCTGATCATCTCACTGGAGGAGGATGGCTACATCAGCGGCTTCATGGAGTTCTACATGAAGGAG GGCGAGCCGTACCTACGCACGGCTTACGGCATCATGATCTGTTACTGGGATGGCATTGTGCACTACCTGCTCTACCTCGCCATGATCATAGCCATCACACAAAG GAAGAACTACAGGACCCTGGGTCTCTACTGGTTGGGCTCCCTGATGATGAGTATTGTCGTCTTCCTGCCTGGGAACATGTTAG GGAAGTACAGCTCTGAGATCCGCCCCTCCTTCCTGCTCAACGTGCCCTACATCCTCATCCCAATCTGGGCTGGGATGAGACTCTTCAGCCAGCCAAAATCCCTTCCCTGCTGTACTGCTGAGAAG GTTGTGGCGGAGCAGCAGAGAAGTCTGTATCAGCGGCCCCTGGActtgggcttgatcctgttccTGCTGGTGGCTGCGACATTCACGTTCTTCAGAGGGCTG GTGGTCCTGGACTGTCCATCTGATTCCTGCTTCAACTACATTTACCAGTACGAGCCATACCTGCGTGACCCCGTTGCCTACCCCAAAGTGCAG ATGCTGGTCTACATGTTCTACATCCTCCCATTCTTCTGCCTTGGCATTTACGGGCTCCTGCGGCCTGGCTGCACATGGCTGCCTGACTGGGCCCTGGTGTTTGCTGGGGCCGTAGCACAG GCTCAGTTCTCCCACGTGGGTTCCTCCCTGCACCACCGCACCCCCTACCCCTACCGCACCCCGGAGGAGGTCTGGTGGATCTTCCTCCTCACCAACATCCTCTATGCACTGGGCCCGCACCTCCTCGCCTACCGCTGCCTCCGCAGCCCTGGCTTCTTCCAGCCagctgctcccactggccaggacgGGATCAAGAAGCATCAGTGA